TAGTGGTACCACTTCACCTCAAGCATCACTTCATTCACCGGTGTGGAAAGGTGGCTGTACTCGCGCTGGGCACTCAAGCGCAGGCCCAGGTTGCGTGACAACTCCCACTGCTGGTTCAGGCTGATGCTGCGCCGTACTTCGCCATTGGTGAAGAAATCGCCCTTGGCTTCCAGGCTCAGGTTGCCCAACGGGTTTTTCCACAGCACGCCGGTATTGAAACCGGCTGCCGGCGAGATGGCTTCGTTGAAGTCGTTGTTGTGTTCCACCCGCACGGTGCCGAGGGCGAAGCCGAGCATGTCGTCGCTCAGTTGCCAGGTGCCGCCGGCGCCGCCGTTGACGTGGGCCACGAGGGTTTCGTCGTCGTGTTTGCCGGGTACGCGCTCCAGGCCGCCGGTGACTTGCCAGGACCACGGCTGCAACAGGGCATTGCGCGGGGTCAGTGAGCGGATGGTGGCCAGGTCCAGTTGCTGCAGTTGCCAATGGTTGCCTTCGTACTGGCGCAGCTTCATTTGCAGGATTTCGATCTGCGCGCCGAGGGGGAAGCCTTCGGCGTTGTCGTTGAGGTCGTGGTAGGCCATGCGCAGGCCGTATTCGCCGAACGCCTTGTCGCCCCGGGTGCCGATGCCGGCTTGCCAGGTGCGTGACTCATGGCCGTTTTCCGGCAGGCCAGGCGGGGTGATTTTAAGGTCGGGCGCCGGGTTCTGGTTGATTGCGCGCAGCAGTTCGAAGCTGCGCTGGGAGCGTTCGGTGTCGCGTTCCAGGCCATTGGCGCGGTAGCGGCCCAGGCGATAGGCGGCATCAATGATCAGGGCCTGGCGCTCGCGAGGCAAGGCTTTGAACGCGGGCTCCTGCAGTTGCTTCTGGTCATCGCTGACCTTCAACACCCATTGCTGCTCGTCGCTGTCCAGCGGCTTGGCGCGCTCCAGCAGTTCGCGTTCACGGGAGGGGCGATAATCAATCTTCTCGACCAGCCCCGCATCTTTCACCGCCTTGACGGTGTCGGTGGGGATGGCGGTGAGCGGAAACTGTTCGGTCAGGCGCAGGCCGGGGCGCGCCACTTGCAGCAGTTCCAGCAGGCGATACGAGCAGTTTTCGTCGAAGAAGAAGTAGTCGAATTGGATCTGCTTGAGTTCCCACACGTGCTCGACCATGCGTTCGGTCTCGACCTGGGTCAGGTTCAGGCGGTATTCCCACAGGTCGCGGTTCTCGAGGCTACGGTATTCCGAGAGTTTTTCCTGATACGGCACCAGGGCGAACAGGCCGGGATAGCCGCCCATCAGGCCTTTCCAGGCGTAGAGAATGCTGTTGTCCGAGCCTTCGATATAGGCGCCGAAGTTGATCGCATAGCTGAGCAGAGCGGTGTTGTTGCTCTGTACGTCGGCCTGGTCGATGCGCAGCAGGGTGTGGCCGAACATCGACGACGGGCTGTTGAGGTAGGCCGCCGGGAAGATCATCACCGCGCTATGGGGGGCGACGTCCTTGAACCATTGCTTGAATTCTTTGCAGTCCACGGCGGGCAAGTCAGTGAGGTGCAACTGATCCTTGAGCCAGCGGGTACGTGCGGGGTAAACGCATTGGACGTGTTTTTCACCCAGGCTGGCCGGTGCGTACAGCGCATCAACGGTGGCCTTGAGTTCGGCGTCCGGGTGGTGGGCGCCATCGGCTGCGAGAAAGAACTTCTTGTCGCTGACATAGCTGCGCCAGCCGCTGATCTTGCCGGCTTCGTAGTGGCCCAGGGACAACCAGAACGGGTCGTTGGCCAATTGCTGCAAACGTTGATCATCAAGATGCGGTGCCGCATACAGCGGGGCGCAAGCGAAGAGTGCCAGCCAGGCAAAGCGTTTGAGCATAGGGGCAACTTAAGTCGGAAAAAGTGAGACCCAAAGGGGAGGGGGTCCAAAAGTAAAACCCGCGCCTCGAAAGGCGCGGGCGGGTCGAGCTTAAGCCTGGGTAGCGTATTTCGCCAGACGGGCATCACTTTTCAGTACAGACAGGGTGTTGTTGTGCACGTCGTCAGCTGTCACGTCAGCTTTGCTGAAGATCTGCTGGAAGTGCTCGTGGGTCACGGCAGCGAAGTGCTCGCGATCTTCCGGTGCAACGCCCAGAACCACCGCGTAGGTGGTCAGTGCTTCGCCGTTGCCTTTGGCCATGTCTTCGGACAGCTCGTTCATCATGCCATTCATGGCAATCCAGGACTTGCCGCCATAGGTCAGGGCGCTGTTGGTGCTGCAACCGTTGGTGCCTGAGGTCATGCCGAAGGTGGCGTTACCCGAAGTACCGTTGGTGGTGGAAGCCAGGAAGTGCGCTGGAGTACCGCGCTGGCCTTCGAACAGCATGTTGCCCCAACCGCAGTTCGGGCCACCTGGTGCTTCAGCCATTGCATTGAGGGAGACGACGGTGAAGAGAGTACCGAGAAGGATCCGTTTCATAGCTTTGTTCTCTTTGTGTGCAAACCAATGGACAAGGGTTCAGGCACTTCATAGCGCCCTAGGGATCGGTTATTAGTCCAACCCGCGCAGTTTGGAGTTTAGGCACGTTCCAGGGGTTCCGTGATTTTTTATAAAACAATCAGAGTTGTCGCGTTTTTTTTGTAGGACGCATCCCGTGTCGATGCTTTCCCAAAGGCGCGCCTTGCCAGAGCGCGTAACCGGGAGCCAGAATGCCGTCATCTGCCCCGCCTGATGTAAGGAAGCCCGATGCCTGATCCTGTTGCTGCCAGCTTGCGTCTAGCGCCCGAAGCGCTGACTCGCCCTTTCTCCGCTGAACAGTTCAGCTTCTCGACCACCAATGATTTGGAGCCCTTTCGCGGTGTGCTTGGCCAGGAACGTGCGGTTGAAGCCTTGCAGTTCGGTGTGGCCATGCCACGCCCCGGTTACAACGTATTTGTGATGGGCGAGCCCGGTACCGGCCGCTTTTCGTTCGTTAAACGCTACCTGAAAGCCGAAGGCAAACGCCTGCAGACCCCGGCCGATTGGGTCTACGTCAACAATTTCGATGAGCCTCGCGAGCCCCGTGCCCTGGAATTGCCGGGCGGCGCCGCGGCGGCGTTCATTGCCGATATCAATGGTTTGGTCGACAACCTGGTGGCCACCTTCCCGGCGGTCTTCGAGCACCCCACGTACCAACAGCGCAAAAGTGCGATCGACCGCGCCTTCAACCAGCGTTACGACAAGGCCCTGGACGTGATCGAGCGCCTGGCCCTGGAAAAAGACGTGGCGCTGTACCGCGACAGTTCCAACATCGCCTTCACCCCGATGCTCGACGGCAAGGCGCTGGATGAGGCGGAGTTTTCGCAGTTGCCGGAAGCCGATCGCGAGCGTTTCCACACGGATATTTCCGAGCTGGAAGAGCGCCTCAACGAAGAGCTGGCCAGCCTGCCGCAGTGGAAGCGTGAGTCGAACAACCAACTGCGCCAATTCAACGAAGAAACCATCACCCTGGCCCTGCAGCCTTTGCTCTCACCGCTGTCGGAAAAATACGCAGAAAATGCCGCCGTTTGCGGTTACCTGCAAGCCATGCAGGTGTACCTGCTCAAGACCGTCGTCGAGCAATTGGTGGACGACGCCAAGACCGACGCCCAGGCGCGCAAGTTGCTCGAGGAGCAATACTGCCCGAGCCTGGTGGTGGGCCATCCGGTCAATGGCGGCGCACCGGTGGTGTTTGAACCGCACCCGACCTACGACAACCTGTTTGGCCGCATCGAGTACAGCACCGACCAGGGCGCGCTCTACACCACCTATCGCCAGTTGCGTCCGGGCGCCTTGCACCGCGCCAACGGCGGTTTCCTGATCCTGGAAGCGGAAAAAATGCTCGGCGAGCCGTTTGTATGGGACGCCCTCAAGCGTTCCTTGCAGTCGCGCAAGCTGAAGATGGAATCGCCGCTGGGCGAGCTGGGCCGCCTGGCTACCGTGACCCTCAACCCGCAAATGATCCCGTTGCAGGTCAAGGTGATCATCATCGGTTCGCGCCAGTTGTACTACGCGCTGCAGGATGCCGATCCGGACTTCCAAGAGATGTTTCGCGTGCTGGTGGATTTCGACGAAGACATCCCGATGGTCGACGAAAGCCTGGAACAGTTTGCCCAATTGCTGAAAACCCGCACGTCGGAAGAAGGCATGGCGCCGCTGACCTCGGACGCCGTGGCGCGTCTGGCGACCTACAGTGCACGCTTGGCGGAGCACCAAGGGCGGTTGTCGGCGCGCATTGGTGACTTGTTCCAGTTGGTGAGCGAGGCGGACTTTATTCGCCACCTGGCGGGCGACGAGATGACCGACGCCGGCCATATCGAGCGTGCCCTCAAGGCCAAGGCCACGCGCACCGGGCGGGTGTCGGCGCGGATTCTCGACGACATGCTCGCCGGGGTGATCCTGATCGACACGGCCGGCGCGGCGGTCGGCAAGTGCAACGGGCTGACGGTGCTGGAAGTCGGCGATTCGGCCTTCGGTGTGCCGGCGCGGATTTCTGCCACGGTGTACCCGGGCGGCAGCGGCATTGTCGACATTGAGCGCGAGGTTAACCTCGGCCAGCCGATCCACTCCAAGGGCGTGATGATCCTCACCGGTTACCTGGGCAGCCGGTATGCGCAGGAATTCCCGCTGGCGATCTCGGCGAGTATCGCGCTGGAGCAGTCCTACGGTTACGTGGACGGCGACAGTGCATCCCTGGGCGAGGCGTGCACGCTGATTTCGGCCTTGTCGAAAACCCCGCTCAAGCAATGCTTTGCGATCACCGGCTCGATCAACCAGTTTGGTGAAGTGCAGGCGGTGGGCGGGGTCAACGAGAAGATCGAAGGCTTCTTCCGCCTCTGCGAAGCACGCGGGCTGACCGGCGAGCAGGGTGCGATCATCCCGCAAGCCAACGTCGCCACGCTGATGCTCGACGAGAAGGTGCTGCAGGCCGTGCGTGACGGGCAGTTCCATATCTATGCGGTGCGTCAGGCGGACGAAGCGCTGAGCCTGTTGGTGGGCGAGGATGCCGGTGCGCCGGACGCGGAAGGGCAATTCCCGGAAGGCTCGGTGAATGCGCGGGTGGTTGAGCGTTTGCGTGCGATTGCCGAGATGATCAGTGAGGAAGACTTGAAGGAAGCGGAGAAGGAGCTGGCGCAACAGGCGCTGGCCGAAGCCAAGCCCACCTGACGGCGCAAAGCCTGTGTGGCGAGCGGGCTTGCCCGCGTTGGGCTGCAAAGCAGCCCCAATACCAACCGCCGCATTCTGACGGGCTTACCGCAGCGGCCTCATTGGGGCTGCTGCGCAGCCCAACGCGGGCAAGCCCGCTCGCCACAAAAGCTGATTCGCCATATTTTGACTGGTGTTTAAGGGACTAACGCCCGTTGGTCCCTACAACGTTGGTTTGTTGTAGTAGGCGCTGGCCGAAGCCAAGGCAAACCTGTGTGGCGAGCGGGCTTGCCCGCGTTGGGCTGCAAAGCAGCCCCAAAACCAACCGTTGCATTCTGACGGGCTTACCGCAGCGTTCCCATTGGGGCTGCTGCGCAGCCCAACGCGGGCAAGCCCGCTCGCCACAAAAGCTGATTCGCCATATTTTTGACGGGTCGTTATGGGCCAGCGCCGTTGGTCCCTACAACCTTGGTTTGTCGTGTTTTTCTTCTATCCTCTGCTTTAGGGATATCCACAGGAGTCGCTGGATAGAAACAGCCTCGCCATGGGCCAGGTTGAACACCGATCTACCGAGGGTCGCCGCCATGCCGCGCAACCTTTGCCTCACCCGCCAGTGCTTTGGCCTGGTCACCCGTATCGAATGCTCCATTCGCCCTCTTGCGGGGGATAACGGGATGTGGACGCTGCTGTTTGCCGCCGGAATGACCGGCGAGCAGCCTTCCACCATCAAGTCCCAAGGCCCGTTTCATGGACCTTTCGTGGCAGAAAACATTCTGGAATCAATCGTCGATAGCCTGACCCTGCACGGCTATGAGCTGGCGGGCGACCCGCAGATATGGTGCCTGCATATGCAGGCACATCTGCGCCAGCTCAATGGCGGGCATGAGCGCCTGGCGCTTTAGCCGCCGGTCATTTGCTCTCGGGTTTATCCAGCTTTACCTCGAAACCGTATTGCACGGTGTCCAGGTCGGTGCGCTGGTAGCTTTCCAGGCTCGTCGGCTGCCCGTAGAAGTAATGCACATCAAACAGCGCGGTGCCGTACTCCTCGGCACGGTGGCTGACGCCAAGGATTTCCTTGAGGTAGTTGCCGCTGGCGTCCTTGGCGTAGAAGCGCCAGCTGTCGGCGGGGAATTCCTTTTGATCGACCACCAGCGCGTTGTCCTTGAGCGACAGGCCTTTGGGTAGCTGGGCCACGTCAATAATCGCCTTGTCTATTGTGGCTAGGAACAGCGGTACCGAACCCACCACAAACGCCGGGGTTTCCGGGAACAGGTTGAGGTCGTACGTGAGTGTGCCGCTGCCAGCGTTCAACTCGAACGCTTCGCTCGGCAGCTCGATCGGCTCGCCGCGTTGGCCTTTTTCATCCGCGGTGAAGAAGGTGATCGGCGCATCGCTGTTGTTGCGATCAGCGCCAACCAGGTCGTCATTGAACGTGAACGGGTGGTCAAACACGATTTTTGCGGCGCTGGCGTCTTCGGTCGATTGGCTGATGGTCACGCTTTTTTTCAGCTGCTCCTCAGTCATCGACGCATCTTTGAGCCAGCTGGCGGCGCCGTCGTCATACACGGTGACCGGCATCGGCAACGGCTGCACGGTCTTCTGCAGGCTGTTCTTGTCGAAGCGCAGCACCGGCAGGTCGAGGTCCTTGTGGGTGAGGGTGGCCTTGGAAAAGTCCAGTACATCGACCTGCAAATTGTCGATCAGGCCATTGAAATACACCTTGGCGTAATGGCTGCTCTGCTTATGTTCAAAGGCTTTCTGCTCGTCCGTCAGTTGCTGTTCAAAGGCATCCGACCAGGCTTTCTGCTTTTGCATCTCGGCCAGTTGTTTCTCGTAGAAGGCCACTTGCGCGGCGTTCTCGTTGATCGAGCCTGAGCGGGTGAGAAATTGCCCGGTGCTGTCGCGTGCCTGCACCAGCAAAGGGTTCGGCGATTCGTCGCCGACTTCCGGTGCCAGCGGTGCGCTGTTGGTCAGCTCGATCTCGGCGAAGTTTTTCTCAAGCTGCAGCAGTTTGAGGGTGATATTGCCGTCGGTGCGTGGGTGACCTACGTCTTTTTTGGTCAAATCGAACGTCAGCAC
The genomic region above belongs to Pseudomonas poae and contains:
- a CDS encoding DUF4105 domain-containing protein; its protein translation is MLKRFAWLALFACAPLYAAPHLDDQRLQQLANDPFWLSLGHYEAGKISGWRSYVSDKKFFLAADGAHHPDAELKATVDALYAPASLGEKHVQCVYPARTRWLKDQLHLTDLPAVDCKEFKQWFKDVAPHSAVMIFPAAYLNSPSSMFGHTLLRIDQADVQSNNTALLSYAINFGAYIEGSDNSILYAWKGLMGGYPGLFALVPYQEKLSEYRSLENRDLWEYRLNLTQVETERMVEHVWELKQIQFDYFFFDENCSYRLLELLQVARPGLRLTEQFPLTAIPTDTVKAVKDAGLVEKIDYRPSRERELLERAKPLDSDEQQWVLKVSDDQKQLQEPAFKALPRERQALIIDAAYRLGRYRANGLERDTERSQRSFELLRAINQNPAPDLKITPPGLPENGHESRTWQAGIGTRGDKAFGEYGLRMAYHDLNDNAEGFPLGAQIEILQMKLRQYEGNHWQLQQLDLATIRSLTPRNALLQPWSWQVTGGLERVPGKHDDETLVAHVNGGAGGTWQLSDDMLGFALGTVRVEHNNDFNEAISPAAGFNTGVLWKNPLGNLSLEAKGDFFTNGEVRRSISLNQQWELSRNLGLRLSAQREYSHLSTPVNEVMLEVKWYHY
- a CDS encoding DUF3015 domain-containing protein, with the translated sequence MKRILLGTLFTVVSLNAMAEAPGGPNCGWGNMLFEGQRGTPAHFLASTTNGTSGNATFGMTSGTNGCSTNSALTYGGKSWIAMNGMMNELSEDMAKGNGEALTTYAVVLGVAPEDREHFAAVTHEHFQQIFSKADVTADDVHNNTLSVLKSDARLAKYATQA
- a CDS encoding AAA family ATPase → MPDPVAASLRLAPEALTRPFSAEQFSFSTTNDLEPFRGVLGQERAVEALQFGVAMPRPGYNVFVMGEPGTGRFSFVKRYLKAEGKRLQTPADWVYVNNFDEPREPRALELPGGAAAAFIADINGLVDNLVATFPAVFEHPTYQQRKSAIDRAFNQRYDKALDVIERLALEKDVALYRDSSNIAFTPMLDGKALDEAEFSQLPEADRERFHTDISELEERLNEELASLPQWKRESNNQLRQFNEETITLALQPLLSPLSEKYAENAAVCGYLQAMQVYLLKTVVEQLVDDAKTDAQARKLLEEQYCPSLVVGHPVNGGAPVVFEPHPTYDNLFGRIEYSTDQGALYTTYRQLRPGALHRANGGFLILEAEKMLGEPFVWDALKRSLQSRKLKMESPLGELGRLATVTLNPQMIPLQVKVIIIGSRQLYYALQDADPDFQEMFRVLVDFDEDIPMVDESLEQFAQLLKTRTSEEGMAPLTSDAVARLATYSARLAEHQGRLSARIGDLFQLVSEADFIRHLAGDEMTDAGHIERALKAKATRTGRVSARILDDMLAGVILIDTAGAAVGKCNGLTVLEVGDSAFGVPARISATVYPGGSGIVDIEREVNLGQPIHSKGVMILTGYLGSRYAQEFPLAISASIALEQSYGYVDGDSASLGEACTLISALSKTPLKQCFAITGSINQFGEVQAVGGVNEKIEGFFRLCEARGLTGEQGAIIPQANVATLMLDEKVLQAVRDGQFHIYAVRQADEALSLLVGEDAGAPDAEGQFPEGSVNARVVERLRAIAEMISEEDLKEAEKELAQQALAEAKPT